A single genomic interval of Shewanella psychropiezotolerans harbors:
- a CDS encoding FecCD family ABC transporter permease: MNSQRWLWPGLIALLVITSLLSISTGPLNISPSTSLSAVISWATHYEVADVAPHEQLVINNVRLPRTLLAMAVGAILAQCGAVMQGLFRNPLADPGIIGVSSGAALGAAICIVMFPAAAQYWIAFSAFLAGLITTLLVYRLASSPTGTSVVLLLLSGVAVAALTGAGIGVLTYMANDMALRDLTLWQMGSIAGAQWQYVILALVALVLLSWHFNRSARALNALLLGESEARHLGIDVNKLKFKLIILCALGVGISVAATGIIGFIGLVIPHLVRILIGPDHKQLLPLSALLGAVILALADIGARSLVAPSELPVGLVTALLGAPFFIFLLLKQRSKFL, from the coding sequence ATGAATAGCCAACGTTGGCTTTGGCCTGGGCTTATCGCCTTGCTGGTCATCACCAGTTTATTGTCGATAAGCACGGGACCGCTGAATATCAGCCCGTCTACCAGTCTCAGCGCGGTGATCTCCTGGGCGACTCATTATGAAGTCGCCGATGTCGCTCCCCATGAGCAACTGGTGATCAACAATGTCCGCCTGCCAAGGACGCTTCTGGCCATGGCCGTAGGCGCAATTTTGGCACAATGTGGCGCCGTGATGCAGGGACTATTTCGTAATCCCTTGGCCGATCCCGGCATCATAGGTGTCTCTTCCGGCGCCGCTCTAGGCGCGGCAATATGCATAGTCATGTTTCCGGCGGCTGCCCAATATTGGATAGCCTTCAGTGCCTTCCTCGCAGGGTTAATCACCACCTTGCTTGTGTACCGCTTAGCCAGCAGTCCGACAGGAACCTCTGTGGTGTTACTGCTGCTTTCCGGCGTTGCGGTCGCAGCCTTAACGGGGGCCGGGATAGGTGTGCTGACTTACATGGCCAACGATATGGCCCTGAGAGATCTCACCCTGTGGCAGATGGGCTCTATTGCCGGTGCTCAATGGCAATATGTCATTCTCGCCTTAGTCGCTCTGGTGTTGCTCAGCTGGCACTTCAATCGCAGCGCCAGGGCACTCAATGCGCTACTGCTTGGGGAGTCTGAAGCCCGTCACTTGGGTATAGACGTAAATAAGCTTAAATTTAAACTCATCATACTCTGTGCGTTAGGTGTTGGGATCTCAGTGGCAGCAACCGGCATCATAGGTTTTATCGGCCTGGTTATTCCCCATCTGGTTCGTATTCTCATCGGCCCTGACCACAAACAACTATTGCCACTGAGCGCCCTGCTAGGTGCGGTAATATTGGCTCTGGCCGACATAGGCGCCCGCTCTCTGGTCGCGCCATCTGAGTTACCCGTTGGCTTAGTGACGGCGCTGCTTGGTGCCCCATTCTTTATCTTCCTGCTGTTAAAACAGCGGTCGAAATTTCTATAG
- a CDS encoding heme/hemin ABC transporter substrate-binding protein — protein MFNPSHVFNRQVSSKCLLLSASLLLTFNVSAHEGVHADVDTQEARLVSAGAGVTELVLALEAGDELVAVDSTSILPPSMTKIDKLGYHRMLSAEGILALTPTLVLGTDAMGPETTLEVLRSADVEVIQLPTANDRPQLLSNIDTMGKLLGRQAQAKQLKLKLQASLDGIAAKKKQVGSAEKAPKILFMLLQADRPARVGGEGTAADIIIKLAGGNNIADFSGYKSLSQEGILSLQPDLILISNRSHDQAEASMSDADKAASDAAKVLNAMPLLAHTPAGKNNKIRSIKPQALLGGLGLSAIEAADKLASDLIEINRY, from the coding sequence ATGTTCAACCCATCACACGTTTTTAATAGACAAGTTAGCTCGAAGTGCCTGCTGTTATCTGCCAGCCTGTTACTGACATTCAATGTATCAGCCCATGAAGGCGTTCATGCCGATGTAGACACACAAGAAGCGCGTCTTGTGAGTGCGGGCGCTGGGGTGACCGAGTTGGTGCTGGCACTGGAGGCCGGTGACGAGTTAGTGGCGGTGGACTCCACCAGCATACTGCCTCCATCGATGACAAAAATAGACAAGTTGGGCTATCACAGAATGCTGTCTGCAGAAGGTATTTTAGCCTTAACCCCGACGCTGGTTCTGGGCACCGATGCCATGGGCCCGGAAACGACCTTGGAGGTACTCAGAAGCGCCGATGTCGAAGTCATCCAATTACCTACTGCTAACGATCGTCCTCAACTGCTAAGCAATATTGATACGATGGGCAAGCTACTGGGCCGTCAAGCTCAAGCCAAACAGTTGAAGCTAAAGCTTCAAGCCTCTTTAGATGGTATAGCGGCAAAGAAGAAGCAAGTTGGCAGTGCTGAAAAGGCACCTAAAATCTTGTTTATGTTATTGCAAGCCGACAGGCCAGCACGGGTCGGCGGTGAGGGCACTGCAGCCGATATCATCATCAAGCTAGCCGGCGGCAACAACATTGCCGACTTCTCCGGTTACAAGAGCCTGTCTCAGGAGGGCATTTTATCCCTGCAACCGGATCTTATCCTGATCTCTAATCGCTCACACGATCAAGCCGAAGCATCAATGAGTGATGCGGACAAGGCTGCTAGCGACGCCGCAAAAGTGCTTAACGCCATGCCACTGCTTGCCCACACTCCGGCAGGGAAAAACAACAAAATACGGTCAATCAAACCCCAAGCCTTGTTAGGCGGGTTAGGCCTGAGTGCCATCGAAGCGGCCGATAAACTCGCAAGCGATCTGATTGAAATTAATCGATATTAG
- a CDS encoding nitroreductase family protein, with amino-acid sequence MKQTEDHLPLTDFIEYSEEEMLERAQSNYQEVKRRHSIRQFSDRAVPQAIIEQCIRAAATAPSGANHQPWHFVAISDPEVKAQIRHEAEALERSFYEGRAGEEWLDALKPLGTDANKSYLERAPWLIAVFSQKRGGIDNDGSKINYYVHESVGIATGFLLHALHHAGLGTLTHTPKPMSFLSKVCGRDNDVDRPYMLIVVGYPDQDATIPEHATKKKALAEIATFN; translated from the coding sequence ATGAAACAGACTGAAGACCATCTGCCCCTGACTGACTTTATCGAGTACAGCGAAGAGGAGATGCTCGAACGAGCACAGAGTAATTACCAGGAGGTCAAGAGGCGTCATAGCATTCGCCAATTTTCAGACCGAGCCGTGCCCCAAGCTATTATCGAGCAGTGTATTCGAGCCGCTGCAACGGCGCCCAGTGGCGCAAATCATCAGCCTTGGCATTTTGTCGCCATCAGCGACCCTGAAGTGAAGGCGCAGATCCGCCATGAAGCAGAGGCACTGGAACGTTCTTTCTATGAAGGACGAGCGGGCGAGGAGTGGCTCGATGCACTGAAACCATTAGGTACCGATGCCAACAAGTCTTATCTTGAGCGTGCTCCCTGGCTTATTGCTGTATTTTCGCAGAAGCGTGGTGGCATAGATAATGATGGCAGTAAGATCAATTATTATGTTCACGAATCGGTCGGCATAGCCACAGGTTTCCTATTACATGCGTTACACCATGCAGGATTGGGCACATTGACACATACCCCTAAACCCATGTCTTTCTTGAGTAAGGTGTGTGGCCGGGATAACGATGTGGACCGTCCCTATATGCTTATCGTCGTGGGCTATCCAGACCAAGATGCGACGATTCCCGAGCATGCTACCAAGAAGAAGGCGTTAGCAGAGATAGCTACATTTAACTAA
- the hutW gene encoding heme anaerobic degradation radical SAM methyltransferase ChuW/HutW, translated as MNLTPQQWQTWWTSPTSATQRALYIHLPFCRKRCSFCNFFENGSNPARISHYVDELSKQLYIASKTPFVQSGTFDTVYVGGGTPTDMQASEIAIIGKTIQTFPLAKDAEITLEGRINGFTHAKFDAALSSGFNRFSFGVQSFDTQVRLAAGRFDNRETLIERLQELSEHPSASIVADLIFGLPGQTMEIWQQDLQDVIQSGVHGVDLYQLIGLQGTKLSHQAEKKATSKQKQQTLAPAVDSQTRASMYAAGASLLESSNWQRLSSCHWRRDNRERSIYNSLAKSGIEILPFGAGAGGNIHGHGMMNARDLSQWHQAQSQATDTLPSQVPGMVMSPNPSAALDSQFKAGLDSGVLALSDFDTELVSHLMPLFSAWQTNGLVKLSGKIMTQTLAGRFWNVNLQTGLFAYLKQNPF; from the coding sequence CTGAATTTAACTCCACAGCAATGGCAAACCTGGTGGACAAGCCCGACATCGGCAACACAACGAGCCTTATATATACACCTTCCCTTCTGCCGCAAACGCTGCAGCTTCTGTAATTTCTTCGAAAATGGCTCCAACCCGGCCCGCATTAGCCACTATGTCGATGAACTATCTAAACAACTTTATATCGCCTCTAAAACCCCATTCGTCCAAAGCGGTACATTCGATACCGTCTATGTGGGAGGTGGCACGCCGACGGACATGCAAGCCAGCGAAATAGCCATCATAGGCAAGACTATTCAAACCTTTCCCTTGGCTAAAGACGCTGAAATCACCTTGGAGGGACGCATCAATGGCTTCACCCATGCTAAGTTCGATGCGGCACTATCCTCAGGCTTTAACCGCTTCTCCTTCGGAGTACAGAGCTTCGACACTCAGGTTCGACTCGCCGCTGGCCGCTTCGATAACAGAGAAACCCTGATCGAGCGCTTACAAGAATTAAGCGAGCACCCGAGTGCCTCGATCGTTGCCGATCTTATTTTTGGCCTACCGGGTCAAACCATGGAGATATGGCAACAAGATCTGCAAGATGTCATCCAATCCGGCGTCCACGGAGTGGATCTCTATCAGCTTATCGGGCTACAGGGCACAAAGTTGAGTCATCAGGCCGAAAAGAAGGCAACGAGCAAACAAAAGCAGCAAACACTCGCCCCCGCCGTCGACAGCCAGACTCGTGCAAGTATGTACGCCGCAGGAGCCAGCCTATTAGAATCCTCAAACTGGCAACGCCTGTCCAGTTGCCATTGGCGCCGAGATAACCGGGAACGTAGCATCTATAACTCCTTAGCTAAGAGTGGCATAGAGATTCTTCCCTTTGGCGCTGGCGCAGGGGGAAATATTCATGGTCACGGCATGATGAATGCTCGTGACCTGTCACAGTGGCACCAAGCTCAGTCGCAAGCTACAGACACGCTGCCGTCGCAAGTACCAGGCATGGTGATGTCACCTAACCCGTCGGCCGCTCTGGATAGCCAGTTTAAAGCTGGATTAGACAGTGGAGTGCTGGCCTTATCTGACTTTGATACTGAACTGGTCAGTCACTTAATGCCCCTTTTTTCCGCCTGGCAAACGAATGGCCTGGTCAAGCTTAGCGGCAAAATCATGACCCAAACTCTGGCGGGACGCTTCTGGAATGTGAATCTGCAAACAGGCCTGTTTGCCTACCTGAAACAGAATCCCTTCTAG
- a CDS encoding SRPBCC family protein, whose translation MLRKMTILVAVIIAIPFVLALFVQKDYSVITSVTIDRPVAEVFDYVKHLKNQDNFSVWAQMDPTMEKTYKGVDGTVGFVSAWKSNNEEVGVGEQEIIKIDEGKRVDFELRFISPFEATEPAYMTTEALGSDKTKVSWGFRGHMSYPMNLMFLFIDFETLIENDLSQGLDKLKLLLESDKTIPEKTINTDVIESLD comes from the coding sequence ATGCTGCGGAAAATGACTATTCTAGTCGCTGTCATCATAGCGATTCCTTTCGTCTTGGCACTATTTGTTCAGAAAGATTATTCGGTGATCACCAGTGTCACCATAGACAGGCCAGTCGCCGAAGTCTTTGACTATGTGAAGCATCTTAAAAATCAGGATAATTTCAGTGTCTGGGCGCAAATGGATCCAACAATGGAGAAAACCTATAAAGGTGTCGATGGCACTGTGGGTTTTGTCTCGGCATGGAAGAGTAATAACGAAGAGGTGGGTGTAGGTGAGCAGGAGATCATTAAGATTGATGAAGGTAAGCGAGTCGATTTTGAACTGAGATTTATCTCCCCCTTCGAAGCCACCGAACCTGCATACATGACCACAGAAGCGCTTGGTAGTGATAAAACTAAGGTGAGCTGGGGATTTCGTGGACACATGAGCTACCCAATGAATCTGATGTTCCTATTTATCGATTTTGAAACACTGATTGAGAATGACCTCAGTCAGGGATTGGACAAGCTTAAACTATTACTTGAATCGGATAAGACTATACCTGAGAAGACGATAAATACAGACGTTATTGAGTCTCTTGATTAG
- the nagB gene encoding glucosamine-6-phosphate deaminase has protein sequence MQIVILKNSAEVAKYGANIFIKQLQSKADSVLGLATGSTPVSLYQSLIRANKEQQISFKDVTTFNLDEYLGLEGTHPQSYRHFMNQQLFDHLDIDKAQTHVPPGDAENPIEACVGYEQLIEAAGGIDIQLLGIGRNGHIGFNEPSSGLMSRTRVKTLTKATIDDNARFFAEGEYQPHLSITMGIGTILDARKVVLLATGESKAEAILATVEGALTAACPASALQLHKNAVLVIDEAAASKLSDRDFYKHIEAENQKLLARLAK, from the coding sequence ATGCAAATAGTCATCTTAAAAAACAGTGCTGAAGTTGCCAAATATGGCGCTAATATCTTTATCAAGCAGCTGCAAAGTAAAGCGGACTCAGTGTTAGGCCTTGCTACTGGCTCTACACCTGTCTCTCTATATCAGAGCTTGATCAGAGCCAATAAAGAGCAACAGATCTCATTTAAAGATGTGACCACCTTTAATCTGGATGAATATCTTGGCTTAGAAGGCACTCACCCTCAGAGTTATCGACACTTTATGAACCAGCAGTTGTTCGATCATCTAGATATCGATAAGGCTCAGACTCATGTACCGCCGGGTGATGCCGAAAACCCTATAGAAGCTTGCGTCGGTTATGAGCAGCTGATTGAGGCCGCCGGAGGCATAGATATCCAACTTTTAGGCATAGGCCGAAACGGTCATATTGGTTTTAACGAGCCTTCATCTGGTTTGATGTCACGCACTAGAGTTAAGACCTTAACTAAGGCGACTATCGACGATAATGCCCGCTTCTTCGCAGAAGGTGAATATCAGCCTCATCTGTCGATCACCATGGGCATTGGCACTATCCTGGATGCAAGAAAAGTCGTGCTACTGGCTACTGGCGAGAGCAAGGCCGAGGCGATCCTCGCGACGGTGGAGGGCGCGTTGACTGCTGCATGCCCGGCATCGGCATTACAGTTACACAAGAATGCAGTGCTTGTGATTGATGAAGCGGCAGCCTCTAAGCTGTCAGATCGCGACTTTTATAAGCATATTGAAGCTGAAAATCAAAAGTTATTGGCGCGGCTAGCCAAGTAA
- a CDS encoding pseudouridine synthase yields MPDTSSQADSTSSSNSDQSEPHRHYKIFKPHGFLSQFVPETRKSKKLLGDLAHFPAGIMAIGRLDHDSEGLLLLTTDGMVSHRVRSKKVEKEYYVQIDGNIHDETIIRLRQGVEIGIKGEKYLTLPCKVFKLDGEPELPSNGRKIRDPRHGPMSWISITISEGKNRQIRKMTAAAGFPTMRLVRVRIGNIKLDDMQPREVIELTEITNIL; encoded by the coding sequence ATGCCTGATACCTCTTCTCAAGCTGACTCCACCTCATCCTCTAACTCAGACCAAAGTGAGCCCCATCGCCACTACAAGATATTTAAGCCACATGGATTTCTGAGTCAATTTGTCCCCGAAACCAGAAAGAGCAAGAAGTTGCTCGGTGACCTGGCCCACTTCCCTGCAGGGATCATGGCGATTGGGCGTTTAGATCATGACTCAGAAGGCCTCTTGTTACTGACAACCGATGGCATGGTCAGTCATCGAGTCCGCAGTAAGAAGGTGGAGAAGGAATACTATGTCCAGATCGACGGTAATATTCATGATGAGACGATAATCCGTCTTCGGCAGGGAGTCGAGATAGGCATCAAGGGGGAAAAGTACCTCACGCTCCCTTGCAAGGTTTTCAAGCTAGATGGAGAGCCTGAACTTCCGAGTAATGGCAGAAAAATAAGAGACCCTAGGCATGGTCCCATGAGTTGGATATCTATCACCATCAGCGAAGGCAAGAACCGCCAAATCCGTAAGATGACCGCAGCCGCAGGCTTTCCTACCATGAGGCTAGTTCGAGTACGTATTGGCAATATCAAACTAGATGACATGCAGCCAAGAGAAGTCATTGAGCTGACTGAAATAACGAATATTTTATAG
- a CDS encoding MotA/TolQ/ExbB proton channel family protein, with protein MSVNLFTSLSEQLGPLTWPMFICAFIALMIILERLALVIFELPKRDTWLRGLRKQSRTSDPEQVKALIAQLSTGRSMLSKGTHLLLTHAEQNRTMREEIINLWLTKQKQVLRSGLKVLQVIGIITPLLGLLGTVLGLIEMFNQLGASDGPVTPSQLASGLGLAMNTTAAGLIIAVPAITMAHLFGIWADQRCSKIAYVLNQINLWLEGLEQAMTLGCDPQASAFCTQANNARASNTQSKKSQATNSLTNETQTDEAQVGI; from the coding sequence ATGTCTGTTAATTTGTTTACCTCTCTGAGCGAGCAACTCGGCCCCCTCACCTGGCCCATGTTCATCTGTGCCTTTATCGCTTTGATGATCATCTTAGAGCGACTCGCGCTGGTGATATTCGAGTTGCCTAAACGCGATACCTGGTTAAGAGGCCTGCGCAAACAGAGCAGAACGTCTGATCCGGAGCAAGTCAAAGCCTTGATAGCTCAATTAAGCACGGGACGAAGCATGCTGTCTAAAGGCACGCACCTGCTGCTAACCCATGCAGAACAAAATCGAACCATGCGAGAGGAGATCATCAATCTCTGGTTAACTAAGCAGAAACAAGTATTGCGATCTGGCCTCAAGGTGTTGCAAGTGATCGGCATTATCACCCCGCTATTAGGCCTATTGGGAACTGTACTTGGCCTAATCGAGATGTTTAATCAACTCGGCGCTTCCGATGGTCCTGTGACTCCTTCCCAGTTGGCATCAGGCTTAGGTCTGGCGATGAATACCACAGCAGCAGGTCTCATCATAGCCGTCCCTGCCATCACTATGGCCCATCTGTTTGGTATATGGGCGGATCAGCGCTGCAGCAAAATTGCCTATGTCCTCAATCAGATCAACTTATGGCTCGAAGGATTGGAGCAGGCCATGACCTTAGGCTGTGATCCACAAGCCAGCGCCTTTTGCACTCAGGCCAATAACGCCCGAGCCAGTAATACTCAGTCGAAAAAATCTCAAGCCACTAATTCTCTGACTAATGAAACCCAGACTGATGAAGCTCAGGTGGGAATATGA
- a CDS encoding ion transporter, translating into MLANVSVLQSKLKLIDNSKAFQGFVIFVIIVSALSIGAHTYHLPSWMEKSLLALDVGITVFFAVEIVIRFLASDGPKKFFSNGWNIFDTLIVIGSLIPAGGAGILIARLLRIFRVLRLVSMIPELRMLVNALFKAIPRMGYIALLMFVIFYIYGAIGSMLFAHINDFLWGDVSVAMLTLFRVSTFESWTSVMYETMAVYPLSWIYYLSFIFLTAFVFLNMMVGAVLDVMTQETAAMRAEEEAEEVKKLAPLAESTDDDKPASAADVAELKAQISELKGMLMNSVQGAQSTQMTQKVG; encoded by the coding sequence GTGCTGGCGAATGTGTCTGTTTTACAGAGCAAACTTAAACTTATCGATAACAGTAAAGCGTTTCAGGGCTTTGTAATTTTCGTCATCATAGTCTCAGCGCTTTCTATAGGCGCGCACACTTATCATCTACCATCTTGGATGGAGAAGAGCTTGCTTGCGCTCGATGTGGGTATTACCGTCTTCTTCGCCGTCGAAATTGTCATACGTTTCCTTGCCAGCGATGGACCAAAGAAGTTTTTCAGTAATGGCTGGAATATTTTCGATACCTTGATCGTGATAGGCAGTCTGATCCCAGCTGGGGGAGCTGGAATTCTCATCGCCCGTTTGCTACGGATCTTCAGGGTGTTGCGACTGGTGTCCATGATCCCCGAGCTTCGCATGCTGGTGAATGCGTTATTCAAAGCGATTCCCCGTATGGGCTATATCGCACTGCTGATGTTTGTCATTTTCTATATCTATGGTGCCATCGGCAGCATGCTATTCGCTCATATCAATGACTTCCTCTGGGGCGATGTCTCGGTCGCTATGTTGACCTTATTTAGAGTATCGACCTTCGAATCCTGGACCTCTGTGATGTATGAAACCATGGCTGTCTATCCGCTCAGCTGGATCTATTATCTGAGTTTTATCTTCCTGACAGCTTTCGTGTTTCTCAACATGATGGTAGGCGCGGTTTTGGATGTTATGACTCAGGAAACTGCTGCTATGCGGGCCGAAGAAGAAGCCGAAGAGGTTAAGAAACTCGCGCCATTGGCTGAATCAACGGATGATGACAAACCTGCCAGTGCAGCCGATGTAGCGGAGCTGAAGGCTCAGATTTCCGAGCTTAAAGGCATGTTGATGAATAGTGTGCAAGGGGCACAAAGTACTCAAATGACGCAGAAGGTGGGTTAA
- a CDS encoding ExbD/TolR family protein: MIGLEQDDASSSIPGLDLTPLIDIIFIVLVFLLLTANTQLLSLAIEVPTESTSELQALSQDKHLTINVMASQPFWALDGEEYQDFEQFEQAFVSSFKDKPDAKVIIAADKEAQVQPLMTLLALMQRQQISNTQILMEP; this comes from the coding sequence ATGATTGGTCTGGAGCAAGATGATGCCAGCTCAAGCATACCTGGGCTAGACCTGACGCCTTTGATCGACATCATCTTCATCGTCTTAGTGTTTCTCTTGCTGACCGCTAATACCCAACTACTGAGTCTAGCCATCGAAGTCCCGACGGAATCGACATCTGAGTTGCAGGCGCTATCTCAGGATAAGCACCTCACCATCAATGTGATGGCTTCACAGCCTTTTTGGGCTCTGGATGGCGAGGAATATCAGGATTTCGAACAATTTGAACAGGCCTTCGTCAGCAGCTTTAAGGACAAACCAGACGCCAAAGTAATTATTGCAGCCGATAAAGAGGCACAAGTTCAGCCCTTGATGACCTTACTTGCGCTCATGCAGAGGCAGCAGATCAGCAATACTCAGATACTGATGGAACCATAG
- a CDS encoding DUF2956 domain-containing protein, with amino-acid sequence MAAAKNVSDETKNEAMKVAKATQKPGQTKERTKLIAAGIEKGIAEYKKQHKNKARDRDRARKQDIKAKAKTAPTTESETSEVTAQSNVHLLPWGLLVISWIGFIGFSLMK; translated from the coding sequence ATGGCTGCGGCGAAAAATGTCTCCGACGAAACAAAAAATGAAGCGATGAAGGTGGCCAAAGCCACTCAAAAGCCAGGACAAACCAAAGAGCGGACTAAACTGATTGCCGCAGGTATTGAGAAAGGTATCGCCGAATATAAGAAGCAACACAAAAACAAGGCCCGCGACCGAGATAGAGCCCGCAAGCAAGATATCAAGGCCAAGGCTAAAACCGCTCCGACAACAGAGAGTGAGACTTCTGAAGTAACAGCTCAGTCCAATGTACACTTGCTACCTTGGGGCTTGCTCGTTATCAGCTGGATTGGATTTATTGGTTTCAGCTTGATGAAGTAG